The following coding sequences lie in one Lolium perenne isolate Kyuss_39 chromosome 2, Kyuss_2.0, whole genome shotgun sequence genomic window:
- the LOC127330441 gene encoding uncharacterized protein, with amino-acid sequence MGERKPTNKYYPPDFDPSKLPSRRPPKNQQATVRMMLPMRVRCATCGEHLAPGTKFNSRKEDVPGERYLGAIPVYRFYIRCTRCSAEIAFKTDPKNSGYVVESGGFETRRGATAEDNDAAAMGRREDCEDAMSALESRARDGVREMAADAAQEEMRSLRSRHARVSQEQLLESLSYHRVAEDRKTLQELEEEDEKLISSTKFRSSKDFVFRIHEDDEEEEDDDFFEEFMARLTTTEADCPAHKKQRKAAPAVSSEGFTGTTMEAKGKANIEKGNNALRLLGCSYKDDSD; translated from the coding sequence ATGGGCGAGCGCAAGCCGACGAACAAGTACTACCCGCCGGACTTCGACCCGTCGAAGCTCCCTTCGCGGCGTCCACCGAAGAACCAGCAGGCGACGGTGCGCATGATGCTCCCCATGCGCGTCCGCTGCGCCACCTGCGGCGAGCACCTCGCCCCGGGCACCAAGTTCAACTCCCGGAAGGAGGACGTCCCCGGCGAGAGGTACCTGGGCGCCATCCCGGTCTACAGGTTCTACATCCGGTGCACGCGGTGCTCCGCCGAGATCGCGTTCAAGACGGACCCCAAGAACTCGGGCTACGTGGTCGAGTCGGGCGGCTTCGAGACGCGGCGCGGCGCCACCGCTGAGGACAACGATGCGGCGGCGATGGGGAGGCGGGAGGACTGCGAGGACGCTATGAGCGCACTGGAGAGCCGGGCGCGCGACGGCGTGCGCGAGATGGCCGCGGACGCGGCGCAGGAGGAGATGCGGTCGCTCAGGTCCAGGCACGCCCGGGTATCGCAGGAGCAGCTGCTTGAATCGCTGAGCTACCACCGTGTTGCTGAAGACCGTAAGACATTGcaagagctggaggaggaggacgagaagCTGATCAGCTCTACCAAGTTCCGCTCCTCGAAAGACTTCGTTTTTCGGATTCACGaagacgacgaggaagaggaggacgacgatttcTTTGAGGAGTTCATGGCCAGACTCACCACCACGGAGGCCGATTGCCCAGCACATAAGAAACAGCGAAAAGCCGCCCCGGCTGTTTCGTCGGAAGGATTCACAGGCACGACTATGGAAGCCAAGGGCAAGGCGAATATCGAGAAGGGTAATAATGCTCTTCGGCTGCTCGGCTGCAGCTACAAAGACGACAGCGACTAG